The genomic region aaatgaatgaatctacactctaaattatgtctatatacatctgtatgtagtttgtattgaaatccctaaaaaacttatatttagaaacggatgtAGTAATAAAGAAAAGGGAAAATCTGAAGATTTTTTTGCACCGATCACCATGTAAGACCCCACATATATAGCATCCAGATACTTGGTTAATTCTtggtcgactgagatttagcaattCCATTTGTATTTTTTTTCTCGTAATGTGTCAAGCACTCATCGATGCTCATTACCCCTTTAAAGGGCTTTAAAGGATGGTGGAGTACCCGCGACCTGAGGCCATCCACGGCCTCGCGCACCCATGCATCATCCGACCGATTCACGTCGTCCCTATCCGCCTGCCAGATGGCCTTCGCGTCGTCCAATCCTGTTAGTCCATTCCTCACCACCGTGTCGGATCTGTTGGTCCATGGTCAGTGGGCCGCATTCGCGTTACCCTCCCCCTTCCCATGGTCTGGCGTCTTTTGCCTCGTCCTTGAGCGTGCGTTTCTGGGAGCACATGCCTAGGTCTCTTATATAGCGCCTTAAGCGTCACTTGTCCCGTTTGCGCTCAGGCGCTTGGtgagttgggccgacccattaacaTGAACACTCACTCGAGCCCTCCGTCGACTGGCAGGTTCACTCGCTAGCTCGATTCTTTGTTGGCTCGGTTGGTCATTCTGCTAGTGACCCTTGACCATTGAAGTTTTGaaaataaacaaaataaataaataagattttgaaattttttgcaaaataccaaaaatgatgaactaaaaatgcaaataaaaatgtCTAGGATTAGAGAAAAGTTCATGAACAACgaaaaaacactaattaaataGTTCACGATATACTAAAGTTCACTAATTTGAAAGGAAAAGTTTGCAAATTTGGAAAATAATGCCCATGAATTTACATAAAGTCCACAAATTTGAAAAAGGTCCACGAATCTAAAAAagtagaaaataaaaacaaaattcacaaattttgaaaaaagttcatgaatacaaaaaaagttcacggattttaaAGGATAAgttcatgaatatgaaaaaaattgtgaacttcaaaaatattcacgaatttaaaaaacgtacatttgaaaaagttcacagattttaaAATTCACGTatctaaaaaaagttcatgattttgaaaaccAAATCTTGGATTGGAAAAAGGATCGTAATTGTTGAAAAAGAGTTCATGGATTAAAGAAGTTGATGAATTCAAAAAAATGATAATGAAATTCAAAAAAGTTTGCGAATATGAAAAAAGTTCAAGaactttcaaaaaatgtttgcaaatatcAAAAAACTTCgctaattttaaaaatgttcaataatTTCAGAAATGTTCAATGTTTTTCAATAtgaaatatgttcatgaattttcAAACGTGTTCACAAATTTGGACAAAGAAATTGAGATAAGTTAAATTGAAAAAAAGagggtaaaaagaaaagaaaagagtcTGAGACCGACCGAGAAGTATACACAAACCAGGAACGATAGTTGAACATTTATGGGCCAGCCCAGTTAACTCGTGGGGTGTGCGTCTCATACCATTTACCCTTTAGGCCTTATTTGACAGCAAGCGATTGTGGAGGTTTTGGGAGGAGAGGATTTCAGGGGATTTGGTGAATCCCCCTCTTCGACACAATCCCCTTGAAACCTCAAATCACCCTCTAGCCACACATCCTTCAAATCCCACTATGTAAAAAACAACGTTTGATAGGAAGGGATTGCCATATTGAATTAAAATAGTGTAAAGCAGTTAAAAATCTAATCTTGCAACACTTCTTCACATGAACAACATAATTCTATTGACTTGGAATCAATATATCATCACATACACATAACAGCAGCATATTCTCTCACATCAGCATGACTTAGAACCAAAAATGTCTCATAGGTTCTCTGCATTCACAAGACCCAGGCAAGAAATGCGTACATGCTGAGAATACATAAGCATGCTGATCTATTTATGCAACATAGAGAAAAGCATCACTTGATGTTCCGCAACGGGTGTTGGAAGAGAGTACATGACAGGAGCATAAATTTCAACTACAAGTCAGCAGTAGCGCAGACACAAAAGCAACCGAAGAGACTCTCAAATAGACGATTTCGAGGGACCTTGCAAACGTCTCCTCCCTCTGCTTGTTCCACTTCTCAATCTGGTTCGGTAGGACCTGGAGGATACCAAAATTCGTCTCAGCAAACAAAGAGACTTTTCCCTTGCATAAACAACAATGATCAAGTATATTTCAAGAAATATTAAGAGCACAAAATACAAAATTAAAAAGAGAACAAAGGCAAGATTTGTTCAACTTCAGAGGCTGTAGACTGTTTTGCAAAGGGAAAATTACAATGAAGAAATAGTATGAATTATTTCATGGCCTTGTTAGAGCTACATCAAGAGGTACAGAACTACTTTTAGATTAAATCAAATTGTAATAAACACAAAAGCAAGAAGAATCTGATGTGGCACGCAAGATGCAACTTGATGGGCCGAAGATGGATGGACCAGTCAGGTCACCTGGTGGCTGGTGAGATACCACAAGATCTCTGTATTTATAATCAGACGATTTCTAGTGGCTGGATGGATGAACAGACGATTTCTAGTACTATTATAGATAAACAAGGAAACTTGCTAGAAACATCATCGCTGTTTCTTTATTGCCAAACAAGTTCAGTGCCGTTGGCTGCAGTGATTTGCATATGACCGCATTCACAATTCAGAGCAAAGGTTGCATAACAAATCGAACCAAGATGAACTAACAAACCTAACGATTTCCATGGTAAAAAAATGGTTCAAAACGCAGCGCCACTTGACTTGACTCCATCATGTAACTACTAGCACAATCTAATAAGTACTCGACGACGAGCCAGCCAACAACAATTAAAAGTAGCTATGAATTGTCACACAGCTCTGAATCTTGATCCCCCCATAACAGCAGCATGCTCTAAATCTTGAGTTCTTGATAGGTAGCACAAAGAAGAAGGGGATGCAGAAGATTGTTACCTTAGATATGTTGAGTCAACTCTGCCATTTCGCTCCGAAGAAGCACCGCAACACTCTCTTCATCTTCCGCGGCATAATTAAGAAAGATGTCACGGTTCTCAACACTTTTGAACACTTTGTAGGCAGTGGCTCTTTCATCACGGTGGATACTTTCCATCTTGTGCAAAACAGCAATGCACTTGCTGATGGAGAATTCTTGGGCATTTTTTGCCCCTGCCAATAGAGCAGACTCCTCCTCCGCTTGCTTCCATTTGATCTCCACATATTGTGCCATCACTTCCACCATAGGATCATCACGCTTCTTACCCTTCTTTGATTCCTTCACATGCTTGTTATTTGAAGCAGCAACACCACCTCTTTGTGTAGCATCTCTTGAACCATCACTTGGGGCAGCACCTCTTGGACCATCACTTGGGGCAGCATCTCTAGGACCATCACTTGGGGCAGCATCTCTTGGACCATCACTTGGGGCGGCATCTCTTGGATCATCATACATGTGTAAATCATCATCGTATTGATTCAGGTCAAAAGAGAAGGCAATCTTCTCTCTTTCAACTTCGGGATCACCATCACTCACTTGTGTAACCTCAGTTGATGTGAAATTGAAGTTACCTTCTGCTACATGCCTTGCACAAACACCCAAGTTATCATTAAAGGACACACAACAATGAAAATTCGTTATAAAGGTCAACAAAAAGAGAGGAAATGAA from Triticum aestivum cultivar Chinese Spring chromosome 4A, IWGSC CS RefSeq v2.1, whole genome shotgun sequence harbors:
- the LOC123083746 gene encoding uncharacterized protein, giving the protein MDILGHKTTRNCSIIGMLFYETMWKVKKPRTQWNPALEKVWLRYFRSTTLRTIGDIMQSKFDKSFLLYIQTWPEIAKFQNKPFPLYDKLGDLYDGEHVAEGNFNFTSTEVTQVSDGDPEVEREKIAFSFDLNQYDDDLHMYDDPRDAAPSDGPRDAAPSDGPRDAAPSDGPRGAAPSDGSRDATQRGGVAASNNKHVKESKKGKKRDDPMVEVMAQYVEIKWKQAEEESALLAGAKNAQEFSLNYAAEDEESVAVLLRSEMAELTQHI